In a single window of the Bacillus mycoides genome:
- a CDS encoding DUF3231 family protein: MGILSGNPQNEPMHYGEVFGIWSYLAAAQGAIAGYQVLINHTGDEDLKKFLENLVENDIQSEVEELKNILKLNGVALPPAPPERPVASIETIPPGARINDAEIAAKVSMDLAAGLVACSQAMGQSLREDVGMMFGQFHLKKAQAGAILLRLNKKKGWIIPPPLHVLQSDQA; the protein is encoded by the coding sequence ATGGGTATTTTAAGTGGAAATCCACAAAATGAACCAATGCACTACGGAGAAGTCTTTGGGATTTGGAGTTACCTTGCAGCTGCACAAGGAGCAATTGCTGGATATCAAGTTCTTATTAACCACACAGGAGACGAGGATTTAAAGAAATTTTTAGAAAACCTTGTAGAGAATGATATCCAATCAGAAGTTGAAGAATTAAAAAATATATTAAAATTGAATGGAGTTGCATTACCACCAGCACCTCCAGAAAGACCAGTTGCATCTATTGAAACGATTCCTCCTGGTGCTCGTATTAATGATGCGGAAATTGCAGCTAAAGTTTCTATGGATCTTGCTGCTGGGTTAGTAGCATGTAGCCAAGCTATGGGACAATCTCTACGAGAGGATGTAGGAATGATGTTTGGTCAATTCCATTTAAAAAAAGCACAAGCTGGAGCTATATTACTTCGTCTGAATAAGAAAAAAGGTTGGATTATTCCACCTCCATTACATGTTCTACAATCAGATCAAGCATAA
- a CDS encoding WGxxGxxG family protein: MKKKLSSILGALLLTITVFGTSVHAEYDGYNTNRVNNNNTTTRVNDYNTNRVNDYNMNRVNNDVRTRNVNTTNDLKDNRNKNNNWTWLGLLGLLGLFGLRKKDKDPETR, from the coding sequence ATGAAGAAAAAACTTTCATCTATTTTAGGTGCCCTATTACTAACTATTACGGTTTTTGGTACAAGCGTCCATGCTGAATACGATGGATATAATACGAATAGAGTTAACAATAATAATACTACAACTCGAGTTAATGACTATAACACGAATAGAGTTAATGACTATAACATGAATAGAGTTAATAATGATGTGAGAACTCGAAATGTAAATACGACAAATGATTTAAAGGATAATCGTAATAAAAATAATAATTGGACTTGGCTTGGTTTATTGGGACTACTAGGATTATTTGGTCTTAGAAAAAAAGACAAAGATCCAGAAACACGTTAA
- a CDS encoding ABC transporter substrate-binding protein: MRTYLKTILSLLSALFLVFIAACGSNEVSKEKTESKSNKVQGYTVKHAMGETKITKTPKRVVVLTNEGTEAILSMGVKPVGAVKSWLGDPWYDHIKSDMKDVKVVGVEHEVNLEKIASLKPDLIIGNKVRQEKVYDKLSAIAPTVFSDTLGGDWKENFKLYAKALNREEEGNKVLSKFDAHLEGVKQKLGDKVNQEVSVVRFMAGTSRIYYTDSFSGVIFDQLGFKRVKQQKELFTANSKFGNLAIDVGKEMIPKMDGDVLFYFTYAPENDQKALDKAKEMTSDPLWKNLNAVKNGNAHEVSDAVWNTAGGVIAANKMLDELEKIMLSK; this comes from the coding sequence ATGCGTACATATTTAAAGACGATACTTAGTTTATTGTCAGCTCTTTTTTTAGTGTTCATAGCTGCTTGTGGTAGCAATGAAGTGTCAAAAGAAAAAACAGAGTCAAAATCAAACAAAGTACAAGGTTATACCGTTAAACATGCTATGGGTGAAACAAAGATCACAAAAACTCCTAAACGCGTTGTTGTTTTAACTAACGAAGGAACAGAAGCGATTTTATCAATGGGAGTAAAGCCTGTTGGTGCTGTGAAATCTTGGCTAGGGGATCCATGGTACGATCATATTAAAAGCGATATGAAAGATGTTAAAGTTGTAGGGGTTGAACATGAAGTCAACTTAGAGAAAATTGCATCGTTAAAACCTGATTTAATTATTGGTAATAAGGTACGCCAAGAAAAGGTGTACGATAAATTAAGCGCAATTGCTCCAACAGTATTTTCAGATACACTAGGAGGCGATTGGAAGGAAAACTTTAAATTATATGCAAAAGCTTTAAATCGTGAAGAAGAAGGCAACAAAGTATTAAGCAAATTTGATGCACACCTAGAAGGTGTAAAACAAAAATTAGGTGATAAAGTAAATCAAGAAGTTTCTGTTGTCCGTTTCATGGCTGGAACTTCTCGTATTTATTACACAGATTCTTTTTCTGGAGTTATTTTTGATCAATTAGGTTTTAAACGTGTGAAACAGCAAAAAGAGCTTTTTACTGCTAACAGTAAATTTGGCAACCTTGCTATAGATGTAGGAAAAGAAATGATTCCTAAAATGGATGGAGATGTTCTTTTTTACTTTACATATGCGCCAGAGAATGATCAAAAAGCTTTAGATAAAGCAAAAGAAATGACAAGCGATCCTCTTTGGAAAAATCTAAATGCTGTTAAAAATGGAAATGCACATGAAGTTAGTGATGCAGTTTGGAATACTGCTGGTGGTGTAATTGCAGCTAACAAAATGTTAGATGAACTTGAGAAAATTATGCTTAGCAAATAA
- a CDS encoding site-specific integrase has translation MNFVQPIRDSEQIQYLKEYFKDKSDRNYILFIMGINTGLRISDILKLKVSDVKGSHISMREKKTGKQKRIQITAALKRELKWFIEEREDNEYLLQSRQGKNRPIGRSMAYKILIGAAAEFGLDEIGTHTLRKTYGYHMYMQTKNIALLMEIFNHSSEKVTLRYIGVNQDAMDKAMTRFKI, from the coding sequence ATGAATTTTGTTCAGCCAATACGTGATTCAGAACAAATACAGTATTTAAAGGAGTACTTCAAGGACAAAAGTGATCGTAATTATATTCTGTTTATCATGGGGATTAATACAGGTTTGCGAATTAGTGATATTTTAAAATTGAAAGTAAGTGACGTAAAAGGTAGTCATATATCTATGCGGGAAAAGAAGACAGGCAAACAAAAACGTATTCAAATTACTGCAGCATTAAAAAGAGAACTTAAATGGTTTATTGAAGAAAGAGAAGACAATGAGTATTTACTACAAAGTAGACAAGGGAAGAATCGTCCAATTGGTCGTAGCATGGCATATAAGATATTAATTGGAGCAGCGGCAGAGTTTGGATTAGATGAGATAGGAACACATACGTTAAGAAAGACGTACGGGTATCATATGTACATGCAAACGAAAAACATAGCATTACTCATGGAGATATTCAATCACTCGTCAGAGAAGGTCACGTTACGTTATATAGGTGTAAACCAAGATGCAATGGATAAAGCAATGACTAGGTTTAAAATCTAA
- a CDS encoding ArpU family phage packaging/lysis transcriptional regulator has product MTKQLSFLPKIDRSATQEELEGVLESIRIHRQFGMMRKEMKVTPSYEMREHGPTHAVGKPLEDVAIANIQQSKREEWLERMSLRINQFLNRLGNGRAGIIQRDIIYKRYLEEEDVCDYMVYNEIGMSERTYRRWKSKAFYKLAFAFGLEVYETEETGGNE; this is encoded by the coding sequence ATGACTAAACAATTATCTTTCTTACCAAAAATCGATAGATCAGCAACACAGGAGGAATTAGAAGGTGTGTTGGAAAGCATACGTATACATAGGCAATTTGGGATGATGCGCAAAGAAATGAAGGTCACTCCTTCTTATGAAATGCGTGAGCACGGTCCTACACATGCAGTTGGTAAGCCGTTAGAAGATGTTGCTATAGCAAATATTCAACAAAGTAAACGAGAAGAATGGCTTGAAAGGATGTCATTACGTATTAATCAATTTCTAAATCGATTAGGAAACGGACGAGCAGGAATTATCCAAAGAGATATTATTTATAAACGCTATTTAGAAGAAGAGGATGTATGTGATTACATGGTCTATAACGAAATCGGAATGTCAGAGCGTACTTATCGACGTTGGAAGTCTAAAGCCTTTTATAAGCTCGCTTTTGCATTTGGATTAGAAGTTTACGAGACAGAAGAGACTGGAGGTAATGAATAA
- a CDS encoding DUF3983 domain-containing protein: MANAKKKKIRRAIARRAIAVDKYQVNKAWRSIFVQAGIIK; encoded by the coding sequence ATGGCAAATGCAAAGAAAAAGAAAATAAGAAGAGCTATTGCTCGTCGTGCGATAGCCGTTGATAAATATCAAGTTAACAAAGCTTGGAGAAGTATCTTTGTGCAGGCTGGTATTATCAAATAA
- a CDS encoding BclA C-terminal domain-containing protein: MSKFKKNCHIPFPCSFPLPQIGPTGITGPTGITGITGVTGPSGGPPGPTGPTGITGATGPSGPPGITGATGPSSGPPGPTGPTGATGPSGGPPGPTGPTGFPGTGGPPGPTGPTGITGVTGPSGGPPGPTGPTGFPGTGGPPGPTGPTGITGATGPSGGPPGPTGPTGITGATGPSGGPPGPSGPTGITGATGPSGGPPGPTGPTGATGPSGGPPGPTGPTGLPGTAGATGPTGLTVSGLSHYAYVFNTSAQVVALEAPILFNSHGRMTSGFTHTLGTSQLMVLNAGDYKISFSVSGVEPNQFTLFLNGAPVTSAVYGSGAGTQPNNGQTILALAAGDIITLNNHTSAAAVTLQTLAGGTQTNINASIVIEKLN; this comes from the coding sequence ATGAGTAAATTTAAAAAGAATTGTCACATACCCTTTCCATGTTCCTTTCCTTTGCCTCAAATAGGGCCTACTGGAATAACTGGACCTACCGGAATAACTGGAATAACTGGAGTAACTGGACCTTCTGGTGGACCTCCGGGGCCTACTGGACCTACCGGCATAACCGGAGCAACTGGACCTTCTGGACCTCCAGGAATAACTGGAGCAACCGGGCCTTCTAGTGGACCTCCAGGACCTACTGGACCTACCGGAGCAACTGGACCTTCTGGCGGACCTCCAGGGCCTACTGGACCTACCGGATTTCCAGGAACTGGTGGACCTCCAGGGCCTACTGGGCCTACCGGCATAACCGGAGTAACTGGACCTTCTGGTGGACCTCCAGGGCCTACTGGACCTACCGGATTTCCAGGAACTGGTGGACCTCCGGGGCCTACTGGGCCTACCGGCATAACCGGAGCAACCGGGCCTTCTGGTGGACCTCCGGGGCCTACTGGGCCTACCGGCATAACCGGAGCAACCGGGCCTTCTGGTGGACCTCCGGGGCCTTCTGGACCTACCGGAATAACAGGAGCAACCGGACCTTCTGGTGGACCTCCAGGACCTACTGGACCTACCGGAGCAACTGGACCTTCTGGTGGACCTCCGGGGCCTACCGGACCTACCGGATTGCCAGGAACTGCTGGAGCTACTGGGCCTACCGGACTTACAGTATCTGGGTTATCTCATTATGCTTATGTTTTCAATACATCAGCTCAAGTTGTTGCCTTAGAAGCACCTATTCTTTTTAATTCACATGGTAGAATGACATCTGGTTTTACTCATACGCTGGGAACTTCTCAATTAATGGTTCTTAATGCAGGAGATTATAAAATTTCTTTTTCTGTATCAGGAGTTGAGCCTAATCAATTCACACTTTTTTTAAATGGTGCTCCGGTTACCAGCGCAGTTTATGGATCAGGTGCAGGAACTCAACCAAACAACGGCCAAACAATCCTCGCTTTAGCTGCAGGTGATATTATTACCCTTAATAATCATACTTCCGCTGCTGCAGTTACTTTGCAGACTTTGGCAGGTGGAACACAAACAAATATAAATGCTTCGATTGTAATTGAAAAATTAAATTAA
- a CDS encoding stage V sporulation protein S: protein MENILKVSSKSSPNSVAGAIAGVLRASGKVEIQVIGAGSLNQAIKAIAIARGFVAPSGIDLVLVPAFQEVTIDNQERTAIKLIVGPRRRRS from the coding sequence ATGGAAAATATATTAAAGGTATCCTCAAAATCAAGTCCGAATTCAGTGGCAGGTGCAATAGCGGGCGTACTAAGAGCAAGTGGAAAAGTAGAAATCCAAGTGATTGGAGCTGGTTCTTTAAATCAAGCGATAAAAGCAATTGCGATTGCAAGAGGTTTTGTAGCTCCAAGTGGCATTGACTTGGTTCTTGTTCCAGCTTTTCAAGAGGTTACTATCGATAATCAAGAAAGAACAGCAATCAAATTAATTGTAGGTCCTAGAAGGAGAAGGTCTTAA
- a CDS encoding lipase family alpha/beta hydrolase produces MLMGIMKRSIALFIVLCFMSPLVFSANVHAEVVTELKTGFPNQEVFTPGEWFLGQKPANYDENKTPILFVQGRNGNADSWYGKTVYHEMNDMYDYALKAGYQTVFIQLYDAAGKGSASQWDNGKLLAQKLEEIYNHFGKKVNIVAHSKGGIDTQAALVGYGANRFVGNVITLATPHYGSNLADLSYSWWAGWLASILGQKDDGTYSLQIGEMAKFRSTIDNNPAAKLNRYYTATGTSWGPVFSALSMGGLYLSSYGSNDGLVNEWSAKLPYGTHLFTDSRFDHDNIRKGSAVFARIEPYLRTVNVPVPALLAPSNSSEDKVEQLNTTSNQAILGGELSQNEWVGQTVAVDKKAEGVVSILTASSDVEIQLISPKGKVYTNKDSAVSTGEGESLFKGATIRTFKFDKMEAGEWQVKMMAKQPKDAYLIVTDYKKDAQFVLQMPAKVKVNKAEYKLKKSPVAPEMKGDLSVTVRVINKDGKLVSESNESKNINTTTFTGALKNIEQPGVYNVTIDMKGMNKEGQPYNRTIVKSVYVEK; encoded by the coding sequence ATGTTAATGGGAATTATGAAAAGGAGTATCGCATTATTTATTGTACTTTGTTTTATGAGTCCGCTGGTTTTTAGTGCAAATGTACACGCGGAGGTTGTAACAGAGCTTAAGACTGGCTTTCCAAATCAAGAAGTATTTACTCCTGGAGAATGGTTTTTAGGTCAGAAACCTGCTAATTATGATGAGAATAAAACACCAATTCTCTTTGTACAAGGAAGAAATGGTAATGCGGATAGTTGGTATGGAAAGACAGTATATCATGAGATGAATGATATGTACGATTATGCTTTGAAAGCAGGCTATCAAACTGTATTTATTCAATTATATGATGCCGCGGGCAAAGGATCAGCTAGCCAATGGGACAATGGAAAATTGTTAGCACAAAAGCTTGAAGAGATTTATAATCATTTTGGCAAAAAAGTAAATATTGTAGCTCACAGTAAAGGTGGTATTGATACACAAGCTGCGTTAGTTGGATATGGAGCGAATCGATTTGTTGGAAATGTTATTACTCTTGCCACTCCGCATTACGGATCCAATTTAGCGGATTTATCATATAGTTGGTGGGCAGGATGGCTTGCCTCTATATTAGGTCAAAAAGATGATGGGACATATTCATTGCAAATAGGTGAAATGGCAAAGTTTCGTTCTACAATAGATAATAATCCTGCAGCTAAATTAAACCGTTACTATACGGCTACTGGGACAAGCTGGGGACCTGTTTTTTCAGCACTATCTATGGGCGGGTTGTATTTGTCATCATACGGTTCTAATGATGGATTGGTGAACGAATGGAGTGCTAAGTTACCATATGGAACACATTTATTTACAGATTCACGATTTGATCATGATAATATACGAAAAGGTTCAGCCGTTTTCGCACGAATTGAACCATATTTACGGACAGTAAATGTACCAGTACCAGCTTTATTAGCCCCGAGTAATAGTTCAGAGGATAAGGTAGAACAATTAAACACAACTTCTAATCAAGCTATTTTAGGAGGAGAGTTGTCACAAAATGAGTGGGTAGGACAAACTGTCGCAGTTGATAAAAAAGCAGAAGGGGTAGTTTCTATTTTAACAGCTTCTTCAGATGTAGAAATACAACTAATATCTCCAAAAGGAAAAGTTTATACAAATAAAGATAGTGCTGTATCTACTGGTGAAGGTGAATCTCTCTTTAAAGGAGCCACTATAAGAACATTTAAATTTGATAAAATGGAAGCAGGAGAATGGCAAGTTAAAATGATGGCGAAGCAGCCGAAAGATGCATATTTAATCGTGACCGATTACAAAAAAGATGCTCAGTTCGTCCTTCAAATGCCGGCAAAGGTTAAAGTAAATAAAGCAGAGTATAAACTCAAAAAATCACCTGTAGCTCCAGAAATGAAAGGCGATCTTTCAGTAACAGTACGAGTAATTAATAAAGATGGAAAATTAGTTTCTGAATCAAATGAATCGAAAAACATTAATACAACTACATTTACAGGTGCTTTGAAAAATATAGAACAGCCAGGTGTATATAACGTTACAATTGATATGAAAGGAATGAATAAGGAAGGACAACCTTATAATCGTACGATAGTTAAATCGGTTTATGTGGAGAAGTAG
- the exsG gene encoding exosporium protein ExsG has protein sequence MEFQLLVNCVLQEGNAYFLVTKVDDVITLKVPITAGVAGLFLALGVPRCS, from the coding sequence ATGGAATTTCAATTATTAGTGAATTGCGTGTTACAAGAAGGGAATGCTTACTTTTTAGTAACAAAAGTAGACGATGTTATTACGTTGAAAGTGCCAATTACAGCAGGAGTAGCAGGTTTATTCTTAGCTTTAGGTGTACCAAGATGTTCTTAA